The proteins below come from a single Parageobacillus thermoglucosidasius genomic window:
- a CDS encoding succinate dehydrogenase cytochrome b558 subunit translates to MAGNREFYYRRLHSLLGVIPVGIFLVQHLVVNHFATKGPEAFNRAASFMGNLPFRHFLEIFVIFLPLLFHAIYGLYIAFTAKFNVGRYGYFRNWMFVLQRITGIITLIFVTWHVYETRVQAALGAEVNYEMMANIVDNPAMLTFYIVGILSTVFHFANGLWSFCVSWGLTVSPRSQQVFTYVTMIIFVALSIVGIRAILAFA, encoded by the coding sequence ATGGCAGGAAATCGCGAGTTTTACTACCGTCGGCTTCATTCACTGTTGGGAGTCATTCCAGTAGGAATCTTTTTAGTGCAACATTTAGTCGTAAACCATTTTGCGACAAAAGGGCCGGAAGCGTTTAACCGTGCTGCTTCTTTCATGGGGAATTTGCCGTTTCGGCATTTTTTAGAAATATTCGTCATTTTTCTTCCGCTGCTGTTCCACGCTATTTATGGTCTTTATATCGCCTTTACAGCGAAGTTTAACGTGGGGCGTTACGGGTATTTTCGCAACTGGATGTTTGTCTTGCAGCGGATCACCGGAATCATCACGTTAATTTTTGTGACATGGCATGTATATGAAACTCGAGTGCAAGCCGCATTGGGCGCGGAAGTAAACTATGAAATGATGGCGAATATTGTCGATAATCCGGCTATGCTGACATTTTACATTGTCGGAATTTTATCAACAGTGTTCCATTTTGCAAACGGTTTATGGTCCTTCTGCGTAAGCTGGGGGTTAACGGTGTCTCCTCGTTCACAACAAGTTTTTACATACGTGACAATGATCATTTTTGTCGCGCTTTCCATCGTCGGCATTCGTGCCATCTTAGCATTTGCTTAA
- a CDS encoding YslB family protein: MKLPTLEEQYKALEDIHVSAFGSELIRQILLPELLGKETASILYWAGKSLARRYPLETIPDIIAFFEKAGWGTLSIVEERSDELHVELTGPLITARFALHENCTFQLEAGFLAQQIEHQKRRVAEAFEQQKKRANKVLIIIKWDRKDEISS; the protein is encoded by the coding sequence GTGAAACTACCAACATTAGAAGAACAATATAAAGCATTAGAAGACATTCATGTTTCCGCATTTGGCTCTGAACTAATCCGGCAAATTCTTCTTCCTGAATTGCTCGGAAAAGAAACAGCAAGCATTTTATACTGGGCTGGAAAAAGTTTGGCACGCCGCTATCCGCTAGAAACAATACCTGATATTATTGCATTTTTTGAAAAAGCCGGATGGGGAACGCTTTCCATTGTCGAAGAGCGCAGCGACGAGTTGCATGTCGAGCTGACAGGGCCGCTCATTACCGCGCGGTTTGCTCTTCACGAAAATTGCACGTTCCAGCTGGAAGCGGGCTTTCTCGCCCAGCAAATCGAACACCAAAAGCGCCGCGTTGCCGAAGCGTTCGAACAGCAAAAGAAACGGGCTAATAAAGTGCTAATCATTATTAAATGGGATCGCAAAGATGAAATAAGCAGCTAG
- a CDS encoding aspartate kinase has protein sequence MGIIVQKFGGTSVGSIERIQHVANRVIEEAKKGNEVVVVVSAMGKTTDELVNLAKQISHHPSKREMDMLLSTGEQVSIALLAMALHEKGWKAVSLTGWQARITTEEMHGNARIMNIDTARIRRHLDEGAIVIVAGFQGVTETGEITTLGRGGSDTTAVALAAALKADKCDIYTDVTGVFTTDPRYIKTARKIEEISYDEMLELANLGAGVLHPRAVEFAKNYEVLLEVRSSMENEGGTIVKEEVSMEQHLIVRGIAFEDQVTRVTVHGIQNSLYTLPTIFTALANRGINVDIIIQSATNSETASVSFSIRTEDLPEALQVLQSLEGANVQYESGLAKVSIVGSGMISNPGVAAKMFKILADQEIEIKMVSTSEIKISTVIDEENMVRAVEALHDAFGLADEAKAAHTK, from the coding sequence GTGGGAATTATTGTGCAAAAATTTGGCGGAACATCTGTTGGTTCCATCGAAAGAATCCAACATGTAGCGAATCGGGTGATTGAGGAAGCAAAAAAGGGAAATGAAGTGGTTGTCGTTGTTTCTGCGATGGGAAAAACGACCGATGAGCTTGTCAATTTAGCGAAACAAATTTCCCATCATCCGAGCAAGCGAGAGATGGATATGCTTCTTTCGACAGGGGAACAAGTGAGCATTGCGTTGCTTGCAATGGCGCTTCATGAAAAAGGATGGAAGGCCGTTTCGTTAACAGGGTGGCAAGCGAGAATTACGACGGAAGAAATGCATGGCAATGCCCGCATTATGAACATTGACACGGCGAGAATCCGCCGTCATCTCGATGAAGGAGCGATTGTGATCGTTGCAGGATTTCAAGGGGTGACGGAAACAGGGGAAATTACTACGCTCGGACGCGGCGGCTCCGATACGACCGCAGTGGCGCTGGCGGCAGCGCTAAAAGCAGACAAGTGCGATATTTATACGGACGTAACCGGCGTGTTTACGACGGATCCGCGTTATATCAAAACGGCAAGAAAAATAGAAGAGATTTCTTATGACGAAATGCTTGAGTTGGCCAATTTAGGGGCGGGAGTGCTGCATCCGCGCGCCGTTGAATTCGCAAAAAATTATGAAGTGCTGCTTGAAGTGCGTTCGAGCATGGAAAATGAAGGCGGAACGATCGTAAAGGAGGAAGTTTCAATGGAACAGCATTTAATCGTACGAGGCATCGCATTTGAAGATCAAGTAACAAGAGTGACAGTACATGGAATCCAAAATAGTCTATATACATTGCCGACTATTTTTACGGCGCTTGCCAATCGGGGCATCAATGTGGATATTATTATTCAAAGTGCGACGAATTCCGAAACAGCATCCGTTTCTTTTTCCATTCGCACGGAAGATCTGCCAGAAGCGCTTCAAGTATTGCAATCATTGGAAGGAGCGAACGTGCAATACGAAAGCGGCTTAGCCAAAGTGTCGATCGTCGGTTCCGGCATGATTTCCAATCCGGGAGTAGCCGCGAAAATGTTTAAAATTTTAGCAGATCAAGAAATTGAAATAAAAATGGTCAGCACATCGGAAATAAAAATTTCCACAGTGATTGACGAAGAAAACATGGTACGTGCAGTTGAAGCGCTTCATGACGCGTTCGGACTCGCCGATGAAGCGAAAGCGGCGCACACAAAATGA
- the uvrC gene encoding excinuclease ABC subunit UvrC produces MHDHLKEKLAVLPEQPGCYLMKDKNGTVIYVGKAKVLKNRVRSYFTGTHDGKTQRLVNEIADFEYIVTSSNVEALILEMNLIKKYDPKYNVMLKDDKSYPFIKITAEKHPRLVITRKVKKDGGKYFGPYPNVQAANETKKLLDRIYPLRKCSTMPNRVCLYYHMGQCLAPCVHPVSEQQNKEIVEQIVRFLNGGYKEVKEELAEKMRKAAEALEFERAKEYRDQISHIEATMEKQKMVINDFVDRDVFGYAYDKGWMCVQVFFIRQGKLIERDVSMFPMYQDPDEEFLTFLGQFYTKANHFKPKEVILPADMDGELAEQLLEVTVVQPKKGKKKELVDLASKNAAIALQEKFYLIERDEERTIKAVENLGKILGIPTPHRIEAFDNSNIHGADPVSAMVVFIDGKPEKKEYRKYKVKTVEGPDDYESMREVVRRRYTRVLKEKLPLPDLIIIDGGKGHLAAARDVLENELGLDIPLAGLAKDDKHRTSELIMGDPPQVVPLARNSQEFYLLQRIQDEVHRFAVTFHRQTRGKTMLRSVLDDIPGVGEKRKKALLKHFGSIKNMREATVEELQKANIPRSVAEKIYEKLRE; encoded by the coding sequence ATGCATGATCACTTAAAAGAAAAATTAGCCGTGCTCCCGGAGCAGCCGGGATGTTATTTGATGAAAGATAAAAATGGCACCGTCATCTATGTCGGCAAAGCAAAAGTGCTGAAAAACCGCGTGCGTTCGTATTTTACCGGCACGCATGACGGCAAAACGCAGCGGCTCGTCAATGAAATTGCTGATTTTGAATATATTGTTACTTCTTCGAATGTCGAAGCACTTATTTTAGAAATGAACTTAATCAAAAAGTATGATCCGAAATATAACGTGATGCTTAAAGACGACAAAAGTTACCCGTTTATTAAGATTACCGCCGAAAAACATCCGCGTCTTGTCATTACAAGAAAAGTGAAAAAAGACGGCGGGAAATATTTCGGGCCGTACCCGAACGTGCAGGCGGCAAACGAAACGAAAAAACTGTTAGATCGCATTTATCCGCTGCGCAAATGTTCGACCATGCCAAACCGTGTCTGTTTATATTACCACATGGGGCAATGTCTTGCGCCATGTGTGCATCCGGTGTCTGAGCAGCAAAATAAAGAAATCGTTGAACAAATCGTCCGCTTTTTAAACGGCGGATATAAAGAAGTGAAAGAAGAGCTTGCGGAAAAGATGAGGAAGGCAGCCGAAGCGCTCGAATTTGAACGGGCGAAAGAATATCGCGATCAAATTTCCCATATTGAAGCGACGATGGAAAAACAAAAGATGGTCATCAATGATTTCGTTGATCGCGATGTGTTCGGCTATGCGTATGACAAAGGATGGATGTGTGTGCAAGTATTTTTCATTCGCCAAGGAAAACTGATTGAGCGCGATGTCTCGATGTTTCCGATGTATCAAGACCCGGATGAAGAGTTCCTTACATTTTTAGGACAATTTTATACAAAAGCGAACCACTTTAAGCCGAAAGAAGTCATTTTGCCGGCCGATATGGACGGGGAGCTTGCCGAGCAGTTGCTGGAAGTCACGGTCGTGCAGCCGAAAAAAGGCAAGAAAAAAGAATTGGTTGATTTAGCAAGCAAAAACGCGGCTATTGCTTTGCAAGAAAAATTTTACTTAATTGAGCGGGACGAAGAACGAACGATCAAGGCGGTCGAAAACTTAGGGAAAATATTGGGGATTCCAACGCCGCATCGCATTGAGGCATTTGATAACTCCAACATTCATGGCGCCGATCCGGTTTCAGCGATGGTTGTGTTTATTGATGGAAAACCGGAGAAAAAAGAGTACCGCAAATATAAAGTCAAAACGGTGGAGGGGCCGGATGACTATGAATCGATGCGCGAGGTGGTGCGGAGACGCTATACGCGCGTGCTGAAAGAAAAGCTTCCGCTTCCTGATTTAATTATTATTGACGGAGGAAAAGGACATTTAGCTGCGGCAAGGGATGTGCTTGAAAACGAATTAGGGCTTGATATTCCGCTCGCCGGGCTTGCAAAAGACGATAAGCACCGCACATCCGAGTTAATCATGGGGGACCCGCCGCAAGTCGTTCCATTAGCGCGAAACAGTCAAGAGTTTTATTTATTGCAACGCATCCAAGATGAGGTGCATCGGTTTGCGGTGACATTTCATCGGCAAACGCGCGGAAAAACGATGTTGCGCTCGGTGCTCGATGACATCCCTGGCGTTGGCGAAAAACGAAAAAAAGCGCTGTTAAAGCATTTCGGGTCCATAAAAAACATGAGGGAAGCGACGGTAGAAGAATTGCAAAAAGCGAACATTCCGCGCTCTGTCGCCGAAAAAATTTATGAGAAATTACGTGAATAA
- a CDS encoding nucleoporin-interacting protein, with protein MKHFLGNNRFLSYFSFVILTVLFLLEIYYASPYAATWDQVDFALALDRYDLLAMQPHFPGYPYFVLGGMFVHAFVDNPAKALSVFNVIALFSATVPIVLLLKKHFSTPISLFISTLIQSASYVMVIAGQPMSDGAALAVLWWYFWSIESARSRDAWWMRLLPLALLSILMGIRLSYAPFAVAILCLWYEDWKKHRSISRLGCFLTAAAFFQFIWIAAVAVAEGSFQSFFKLALSFTSGHFAEWGGTAANGMQPLWERGSQFFFYNILWTGIASQNVILLFLYIMVWAAVWRMRTSPFPRWLLVSGFAYFLWALFAQNIEKPRHILPLVHLGLLYGWTCYIRNHMSMCRWGLAAAVLAVQLATGTWHLREQALQLPATYQLAYDLQKSEERLVLYTWEETRVLQYLNVDFPHKDVLHFSFFLQDKANYRHVKIYLTDHVVKGFQAQGVSLSRHVRKVKTYRSSTLADPVYGNVTLYEWRN; from the coding sequence ATGAAGCATTTTTTGGGAAATAATCGATTTTTGTCATATTTTAGTTTCGTTATATTAACAGTTTTGTTTTTGCTGGAAATATACTATGCTAGTCCTTATGCGGCGACATGGGATCAAGTCGATTTTGCCTTGGCGTTAGACCGTTATGATTTATTGGCGATGCAGCCGCATTTTCCTGGTTATCCATATTTCGTGTTGGGCGGCATGTTTGTTCATGCGTTTGTTGACAATCCGGCAAAAGCGCTATCTGTCTTTAATGTCATTGCTTTGTTTTCGGCAACGGTTCCGATCGTTCTCTTGTTAAAAAAGCATTTTTCGACTCCGATATCATTGTTCATCAGCACGCTTATCCAGTCGGCAAGCTATGTGATGGTCATTGCGGGCCAGCCGATGTCGGACGGGGCGGCGCTGGCAGTGCTGTGGTGGTATTTTTGGTCCATCGAATCGGCGAGGAGTCGTGATGCATGGTGGATGCGGCTTCTTCCCCTTGCCTTGTTAAGCATATTGATGGGAATCCGCTTATCGTATGCCCCATTTGCGGTCGCGATCTTATGTTTATGGTATGAAGATTGGAAAAAACATCGCAGTATCAGCCGACTCGGCTGTTTTTTGACAGCTGCAGCCTTTTTCCAATTTATTTGGATAGCGGCGGTTGCGGTGGCGGAAGGAAGTTTCCAGTCCTTTTTCAAGCTGGCTCTCTCCTTTACAAGCGGCCATTTCGCGGAATGGGGCGGGACGGCAGCAAACGGCATGCAGCCGTTATGGGAGCGAGGAAGCCAGTTTTTCTTTTATAATATTTTATGGACAGGGATAGCAAGCCAAAACGTGATTCTCCTTTTTTTGTATATAATGGTATGGGCGGCGGTATGGCGGATGAGGACATCGCCGTTTCCCCGCTGGCTTCTCGTTTCCGGATTTGCGTATTTTCTTTGGGCGCTATTTGCGCAAAATATTGAAAAGCCGCGGCACATTCTCCCGCTTGTCCATCTTGGTTTATTGTACGGATGGACATGCTATATTCGCAATCATATGTCTATGTGCCGCTGGGGCTTAGCAGCAGCTGTGTTGGCCGTGCAATTGGCAACAGGAACATGGCATCTGCGCGAACAAGCGCTGCAGTTGCCGGCAACATACCAGTTAGCGTATGATTTACAAAAAAGTGAAGAGAGACTCGTTTTGTATACATGGGAAGAAACGCGTGTGCTTCAATACCTTAATGTGGATTTTCCGCACAAAGATGTGCTGCACTTTTCATTTTTTTTACAGGACAAGGCGAATTACCGGCATGTTAAAATTTATTTGACCGATCATGTGGTTAAAGGCTTTCAAGCACAAGGGGTTTCCCTTTCCCGTCATGTGCGGAAAGTGAAAACCTATCGTTCCAGCACACTGGCAGATCCGGTGTACGGAAATGTTACGCTATATGAATGGCGGAATTAA
- a CDS encoding IS1182 family transposase, translating to MYYYQSNLEIQQNRQAYESMYDPNHILVQIDKLMDWNSVYQLLEPFYPSTIGRPTIDPLIFVKILMIQYLEGFRSVRFTCKQIQQHATYRWFLGISPTDKVPCHSSVSKFLRHRVDPDVWEALFDHVLQWIQEDGFLSPDTWAADETELKANANKRKRIQVIQTMAVKEEEDVLQLVNEKRQQHGKKPLAPKAEKLATKKMICSTTDPDAGLSVKHDPRGLFAFHDHRIVDTLHNFILDAYVTAATVPGHRILMGRIERVEHRVGYSPEEIVLDAGYYNARLARELEKKGILAYMSYRRFHRKEHPDCRSVKFQQVTDDVYACPFGVKFTYSTSTRSGYHEYKPAVKGSCVGCPAAKGAKDRVFRVSVHQDIYERMRKQRLSMRGKVLRSVRPSTIERSFAESKELHGLRFTRYRGVRQVQIQVWITAMIQNLKKWTKLRSLQQYGLYLTYQMEEKKKRKSSHSS from the coding sequence ATGTACTACTACCAATCGAACTTAGAGATTCAACAAAATCGTCAAGCTTATGAATCCATGTATGATCCTAACCATATCTTGGTTCAAATCGACAAATTGATGGATTGGAACAGTGTATATCAGTTACTTGAACCGTTTTATCCAAGTACCATTGGTCGCCCCACGATTGATCCGTTGATTTTTGTAAAAATCCTCATGATTCAATATCTGGAAGGGTTTCGATCCGTTCGGTTTACCTGTAAACAAATCCAGCAACACGCCACGTATCGCTGGTTTTTAGGCATTTCCCCCACCGATAAAGTCCCTTGCCACTCCAGCGTTTCCAAGTTTCTTCGCCATCGGGTCGATCCCGATGTATGGGAAGCGTTATTTGATCATGTCCTTCAATGGATTCAAGAAGATGGGTTCTTGTCTCCGGACACGTGGGCAGCGGATGAAACAGAGTTAAAAGCGAATGCCAATAAACGAAAACGCATCCAAGTGATTCAGACGATGGCGGTGAAAGAAGAAGAGGACGTGTTACAACTGGTCAATGAAAAACGACAACAGCATGGAAAAAAACCGTTAGCTCCCAAAGCAGAGAAGCTGGCAACCAAAAAGATGATCTGTAGCACCACAGATCCAGATGCTGGGTTATCGGTCAAACACGATCCGCGTGGTCTCTTTGCGTTCCACGATCATCGAATCGTTGACACCTTGCATAATTTTATTTTGGATGCTTACGTGACTGCCGCCACCGTGCCTGGCCATCGTATTTTGATGGGGCGAATCGAGCGTGTTGAACATCGAGTAGGATATTCTCCCGAAGAAATAGTGTTAGACGCTGGCTATTATAACGCCCGACTAGCAAGAGAATTAGAGAAAAAAGGAATTTTGGCGTATATGTCGTATCGACGTTTTCATCGAAAGGAACATCCCGATTGTCGTTCCGTAAAGTTCCAGCAAGTCACAGACGATGTGTATGCGTGTCCCTTTGGCGTAAAGTTCACCTATTCGACGTCCACCCGTTCTGGATATCATGAGTACAAACCAGCAGTAAAAGGAAGTTGTGTGGGATGTCCTGCCGCAAAAGGCGCAAAGGATCGTGTATTTCGAGTTTCCGTTCATCAAGATATCTACGAACGAATGCGGAAACAACGATTATCGATGAGAGGAAAAGTGTTGCGATCGGTACGTCCATCGACGATTGAGCGAAGTTTCGCCGAAAGCAAAGAACTCCACGGTCTTCGTTTCACACGATACCGTGGAGTCCGGCAAGTACAAATTCAGGTTTGGATCACCGCCATGATCCAAAACCTCAAAAAGTGGACCAAATTGCGATCACTCCAACAATATGGTCTATATCTAACCTACCAAATGGAAGAGAAAAAGAAAAGAAAAAGTTCACACTCCTCGTGA